GCGAATCGCTTCCAGAATGTCCTGCTTTTTCTGGCTAACAGGCAGGTTTTGCGGATAAGCGATCGAGGGGCGAGCGGCTTCTCGTAGCATGACCAGCCCCACGGCCTGTTCAATTTCTTTCGCCATTGCCTGGTAAATGGCCTGTTGTGCATCAGCATTTTTCACTTTCTTCACGCCATGCAAGCGACGCGCAAAGCGCTGCCGGTCACGCAGCATCAGAGAATCCAGCCGCTGCTGTAACGCCTGAAGTGTCAACGTAGATTGTTCTGTCATAAAGTCTTGGGCAGCGTTCTGCCTGTTCAAAATCATTTTAAATAATAGGTATAGAGTACCACATGGAGGCTTTTTTTACGTTGTTCAATAATTTCGAACAAAGAGTTCGATATATTGCACTATCCCTGCGGTGCAATTGTGAATAAAGTGTCAACAAGCAACGGGGCGCGCCCCTTCAAATCCATATAAAGGAAACACCCATGAGCAAGGTATTAGTTCTTAAATCCAGTATTCTGGCAGGGTACTCTCAGTCTGGTCAGTTAACTGACTATTTTATTGAACAATGGCGTGAAAAACACGTCGCAGATGAAATTACCGTCCGTGATCTGGCGGCCAACCCTGTTCCGGTCCTGGATGGCGAACTGGTGGGCGCGATGCGTCCAGGGGATGCGCCTTTAACGCCACGCCAACAAGACGCTCTGGCACTCTCTGACGAACTGATTGCTGAACTGAAAGCCCACGACGTCATCGTTATTGCGGCGCCGATGTACAATTTCAACATCCCAACACAGTTAAAAAATTACTTCGATCTGATTGCCCGCGCCGGTATCACCTTCCGCTATACCGAAAAAGGTCCGGAAGGTCTGGTAACAGGCAAACGCGCGGTGGTTCTGTCCAGCCGTGGCGGTATCCATAAAGATACGCCAACGGATTTGATTGCCCCTTACCTGAAAGTGTTCCTCGGCTTTATCGGTATCACCGACGTGAATTTTGTCTTTGCCGAAGGCATTGCCTACGGGCCGGAAGTAGCAGCTAAAGCCCAGTCTGATGCAAAAGCTGCGATTGACAGCGTAGTGGTTGCCTGATAGCGCAAACTGCCCCGAAAGTTGACG
The Salmonella bongori NCTC 12419 DNA segment above includes these coding regions:
- the azoR gene encoding FMN-dependent NADH-azoreductase, producing the protein MSKVLVLKSSILAGYSQSGQLTDYFIEQWREKHVADEITVRDLAANPVPVLDGELVGAMRPGDAPLTPRQQDALALSDELIAELKAHDVIVIAAPMYNFNIPTQLKNYFDLIARAGITFRYTEKGPEGLVTGKRAVVLSSRGGIHKDTPTDLIAPYLKVFLGFIGITDVNFVFAEGIAYGPEVAAKAQSDAKAAIDSVVVA